A portion of the Candidatus Hydrogenedentota bacterium genome contains these proteins:
- a CDS encoding CYTH domain-containing protein — MGIEIERKFLVRDESWRNEADAGIVCVQGYLCVGPPVAVRVRIMGVSANINIKKSTLIIQRDEFEYPIPLDDAKELLAGLCDGYPVEKTRYRLPYGGYTWEIDEFAGVNAGLVVAEIELPREDAPFERPPWLGAEVSADPRYLNSSLSRHPFTHWSSNSARD, encoded by the coding sequence ATGGGTATCGAAATCGAACGAAAATTCCTGGTGCGGGATGAGTCGTGGCGAAACGAGGCGGACGCGGGAATCGTTTGCGTGCAGGGATACCTGTGCGTGGGACCGCCCGTGGCCGTGCGCGTCCGCATTATGGGCGTGTCGGCCAACATCAATATCAAGAAGTCAACGCTCATCATCCAGCGCGACGAATTCGAGTACCCCATTCCCCTCGATGATGCGAAGGAATTGCTGGCGGGTCTTTGCGACGGATATCCTGTCGAGAAGACCCGCTACCGGCTTCCGTACGGTGGTTACACGTGGGAAATTGACGAATTTGCCGGAGTGAATGCAGGTCTTGTCGTGGCGGAAATCGAATTGCCGCGCGAGGACGCCCCGTTCGAGCGTCCACCTTGGCTGGGCGCGGAGGTTTCGGCCGATCCGCGTTATCTGAATTCCAGCCTAAGCCGCCACCCATTCACCCATTGGTCATCCAACAGCGCACGGGACTGA